Proteins from one Anopheles nili chromosome 2, idAnoNiliSN_F5_01, whole genome shotgun sequence genomic window:
- the LOC128730715 gene encoding dolichol kinase gives MLALYGFCLGENMLFCAVAGLLPILLYDTVFFMLFRTMPKSFTLGEASVVSQGYVLFTYFSLLQLPPAIVRSDGMPSDMQAICYILQLGLLATRKVFHFLIVLVYGPGLWYQCRLLYLTSGLMLALLVVLEIARLIQLFPVAGILNSAVNLFIDEKDSGAVALTPIYLLVGCSLPLWLHPSPCDLTNSGGLQMLTLLAGVLSIGIGDTAASVVGYYFGKHKWSGDNKSVEGTIASVLLQVLTVSAMYWIGMVHLTVSRGAYAGIAIIVNSLIESRTDQIDNLVLPLVTYLILICSP, from the exons ATGCTGGCACTTTATGGAT TTTGCTTGGGAGAAAATATGCTATTTTGTGCAGTAGCAGGCCTATTGCCTATCCTGTTGTATGACACcgtattttttatgttgtttcgGACCATGCCAAAGAGCTTCACCCTCGGCGAAGCTTCCGTAGTAAGCCAGGGGTATGTACTTTTTACATACTTCTCATTACTGCAACTACCACCTGCGATCGTAAGATCAGATGGAATGCCCTCAGATATGCAAGCAATCTGCTACATTCTGCAG CTCGGGTTGTTAG CCACTCGCAAGGTGTTCCATTTCCTTATTGTTCTGGTTTACGGCCCGGGACTGTGGTACCAATGCCGGCTACTTTACCTTACAAGCGGTTTAATGCTAGCTCTTTTGGTTGTGTTGGAG ATAGCCCGCCTTATACAACTATTTCCCGTGGCAGGCATACTCAACTCGGCAGTCAATTTATTCATTGACGAAAAGGATTCGGGTGCAGTAGCTTTGACGCCTATATATCTCCTAGTGGGATGTTCTCTGCCTCTTTGGTTGCATCCATCGCCTTGCGATCTAACCAACTCTGGCGGACTGCAAATGCTTACGCTTTTGGCTGGAGTACTGTCGATCGGTATCGGTGACACAGCCGCCAGCGTGGTTGGATATTACTTTGGCAAACACAAATGGAGCGGTGA TAATAAATCTGTCGAAGGCACGATTGCCTCGGTGCTGCTGCAAGTATTGACTGTTAGCGCAATGTACTGGATTGGCATGGTACATTTGACCGTGAGCAGGGGGGCTTACGCCGGGATTGCCATTATAGTGAATTCTCTGATCGAATCGAGGACAGATCAAATCGATAATCTTGTACTGCCGCTGGTCACTTATCTGATATTGATTTGTTCCCCATAA
- the LOC128732045 gene encoding gamma-aminobutyric acid receptor-associated protein: MKFQYKEEHPFEKRKAEGDKIRRKYPDRVPVIVEKAPKARIDDLDKKKYLVPSDLTVGQFYFLIRKRIHLRPEDALFFFVNNVIPPTSATMGSLYHEHHEEDYFLYIAYSDENVYGNSTDNN; this comes from the exons ATGAAGTTCCAATACAAGGAAGAACATCCATTCGAGAAACGAAAGGCTGAGGGAGATAAAATTCGACGCAAATATCCGGACCGTGTACCC GTGATTGTCGAGAAGGCACCGAAGGCACGGATTGACGACTTagataaaaagaaataccTAGTTCCATCCGATCTAACTGTAGGACAATTCTACTTCCTGATTCGCAAACGCATCCATCTTCGCCCGGAGGACGCTCTATTTTTCTTCGTCAATAATGTCATTCCACCGACGTCGGCCACCATGGGTTCGCTGTACCACGAGCACCACGAAGAGGACTATTTCCTCTACATCGCTTACTCGGACGAGAACGTTTATGGCAACTCGACTGACAACAACTGA
- the LOC128721488 gene encoding lysine-specific demethylase 3A, with amino-acid sequence MKREKNVNQNQSIGTLSTDSSMNGGKDQKPIEATSKVPVPVPYSEENRFKPSARIDEKTFAIIMKQVVKFDKTAIFQTLTPHLANEWGHLADFVECISIQRERVQRFVLYFLDEFIFLKGHNSNDDLTNEREIVEYNQSTNVGKMFRSKGERKMNLTESSSLYSDVAHEWLCNGKLLRLLDPLDVHNYSVFHDQWERGQPVMVSGVSSKMNMDLWIPQSFGRDFGDQVNDLINCLNGKIVRGHPMKVFWDGFETIGERLIDERERSMMLKLKDWPPGDDFAEMMPTRFYDLMKSLPLAEYTRREGRLNLASRLCSFFVKPDLGPKMYSAYGSALHPNKGTTNLHLDISDAVNVMVYVGVPSDVPRERYNDKIVELIDGEDCDYLTRQRIRKRKELPGALWHIYHAQDADKIRSLLNKIELERGGTIKPNHDPIHDQKWYLDRNMRKRLQQEYNVEGYAIVQCSGDAIFIPAGAPHQVRNLHNCIKVAEDFVSPENISHCLKLTNEFRHLSKTHSNHEDKLQIKNIIYHTVKDAISCITNPLIMMTNDTVERMKCNL; translated from the coding sequence atgaaaagagaaaaaaatgtcaatcaaaatcaatcaattggCACATTATCAACTGATTCATCAATGAATGGGGGAAAAGATCAGAAACCTATTGAAGCGACGTCAAAAGTACCGGTACCAGTACCTTACAGCGAAGAAAATAGGTTTAAGCCATCGGCGAGAATTGATGAAAAAACGTTTGCCATAATTATGAAACAGGTAGTGAAATTTGATAAAAccgccatttttcaaacactcACACCGCACTTAGCTAATGAATGGGGCCATCTGGCCGATTTCGTCGAGTGCATTAGCATTCAACGCGAACGGGTGCAGCggtttgtgttgtattttctCGATGAATTCATCTTTTTGAAGGGACATAACAGTAACGATGATCTCACAAATGAGCGGGAAATTGTGGAGTACAATCAAAGCACGAACGTCGGGAAAATGTTTCGAAGTAAaggcgaacggaaaatgaacCTGACGGAATCGAGCTCGCTATATTCGGATGTGGCGCACGAGTGGCTATGCAATGGGAAACTATTGAGACTGCTGGACCCGTTGGATGTGCATAATTACAGCGTATTTCACGACCAATGGGAACGCGGGCAGCCTGTCATGGTGTCGGGAGTTTCAAGCAAAATGAACATGGATCTCTGGATACCGCAATCGTTTGGGCGAGATTTTGGTGATCAAGTGAACGATTTGATCAACTGTCTCAACGGTAAAATTGTTCGCGGACATCCAATGAAAGTATTTTGGGATGGGTTTGAAACAATTGGCGAGCGTTTGATCGACGAACGCGAACGGTCTATGATGCTGAAGCTGAAAGATTGGCCTCCGGGAGACGACTTCGCCGAAATGATGCCTACGAGATTCTACGATCTCATGAAATCGCTACCATTAGCCGAGTACACGCGCCGTGAGGGTAGACTCAACCTGGCAAGCCGACTGTGCAGCTTTTTTGTAAAGCCTGATTTAGGCCCCAAAATGTACAGTGCATATGGTTCGGCGCTGCACCCGAATAAAGGTACGACCAACCTTCATTTGGATATATCGGATGCGGTGAATGTGATGGTTTACGTCGGTGTACCGTCGGACGTGCCCCGTGAGCGCTACAACGACAAGATTGTGGAGCTTATAGATGGAGAGGATTGTGATTACCTCACGAGGCAGCGTATCCGAAAGCGCAAGGAACTCCCAGGTGCTTTATGGCACATCTACCACGCTCAGGATGCGGACAAAATTCGTTCccttttaaacaaaattgaacTTGAACGTGGAGGTACGATCAAACCAAATCACGATCCCATTCACGATCAAAAATGGTATCTAGATCGGAACATGCGCAAGCGTCTGCAACAAGAGTACAACGTGGAAGGATACGCGATTGTACAATGCTCTGGGGATGCAATATTCATACCGGCCGGAGCACCGCATCAGGTACGCAATTTGCACAACTGCATCAAAGTCGCAGAAGATTTTGTATCGCCGGAAAACATATCCCATTGCCTGAAACTGACGAACGAGTTCCGACACCTCAGCAAAACACACTCGAACCATGAGGATAAGCTACAGATCAAAAATATCATCTACCACACAGTGAAAGATGCAATTTCTTGTATTACAAACCCGTTGATCATGATGACCAACGATACTGTCGAACGTAtgaaatgcaatttataa